A single window of Haliotis asinina isolate JCU_RB_2024 chromosome 5, JCU_Hal_asi_v2, whole genome shotgun sequence DNA harbors:
- the LOC137283347 gene encoding transcription factor 7-like 2 isoform X4 produces MIYYLHRHWGSGSGGPLGSPPLDTGSQNTNGVTERDVGADFNQSMCSTCSAAAAAATAAAAASLMPFADKMPPVCCLLPETCTLGCILDLGCSKIGMVQPPYPYFGSPPPAHMGIPPVHTDPKTGLPRPPMYATYPAPPGQFPHHLYPEFSQVQWHRPAGYPISSGGFSGSYPPLINSISRLGPPGILPHPGLPHPGMPPHPIMSPGPKQEMMGAQTMGVDNHRHGNIPDSANSCQNNPNPEPEKKKPHIKKPLNAFMLFMKEMRPKVIAECTLRESAAINQILGRRWHALDRGEQSKYYDMARKEKELHLQLYPGWSARDNYASHAKKKKRKKDGPGENKVYVSECTHAKKCRARFGMEQQTQWCKPCRSMHDTKCEHDSSSELETKKSTDV; encoded by the exons ATGATATATTACCTCCACCGTCACTGGGGGTCGGGGTCAGGGGGCCCACTCGGCTCTCCTCCACTAGACACTGGCAGTCAAAACACTAATGGAGTGACGGAGAGGGATGTGGGAGCCGACTTCAATCAAAGCATGTGTTCTACCTGTAGTGCAGCAGCAGCCGCCGCCACTGCCGCCGCTGCGGCATCCCTCATGCCTTTTGCGGACAAGATGCCACCCGTATGTTGTCTCTTACCGGAAACTTGTACACTAGGATGTATCCTCGACCTG GGCTGTAGCAAAATAGGAATGGTGCAGCCGCCCTACCCGTACTTCGGCTCACCACCACCCGCACACATGGGCATACCGCCCGTCCACACGGACCCCAAAACAG GGTTGCCACGACCACCAATGTATGCGACATATCCCGCACCTCCGGGGCAGTTTCCTCATCACCTCTACCCAGAGTTCTCGCAAGTGCAATG GCATCGGCCAGCAGGGTACCCAATCTCTTCGGGCGGATTCTCAGGCTCCTATCCACCTTTAATCAActcaatatcacggctgggccCCCCAGGGATCCTGCCACACCCTGGTCTGCCTCACCCCGGCATGCCACCCCACCCAATCATGAGTCCGGGACCAAAACAAGAGATGATGGGGGCACAAACGATGGGCGTTGACAATCACAG gcatggcaatattccagattcTGCCAATAGTTGCCAGAACAACCCCAATCCGGAACCAGAGAAGAAAAAGCCACATATAAAGAAACCATTAAATGCATTTATGTTATTTATGAAAGAAATGAGACCCAAAGTTATAGCTGAGTGCACACTTAGAGAATCAGCAGCTATTAACCAGATATTAGGCCGAAGG TGGCATGCATTAGACCGGGGTGAGCAGTCCAAATACTACGACATGGCACGGAAAGAAAAGGAACTTCATCTGCAGCTGTATCCAGGGTGGTCAGCTAGAGATAACTATGCGTCACATGCCAAgaaaaagaaacggaaaaaaGACGGCCCTGGTGAAAATAAAG TTTATGTTTCAGAATGTACACACGCAAAGAAGTGCCGTGCTCGGTTCGGGATGGAACAACAGACTCAGTGGTGCAAGCCCTGTAG ATCGATGCATGACACAAAGTGTGAACATGACAGTTCCTCTGAATTAGAAACGAAAAAGTCCACCGACGTATAA